In Camelus ferus isolate YT-003-E chromosome 10, BCGSAC_Cfer_1.0, whole genome shotgun sequence, the following proteins share a genomic window:
- the LOC116666674 gene encoding atherin-like: MARTWGGRGGSARPARIAAASRAPSLLAPTLEAPPEGRKGLLSGTAAPGPPPFPSDTSRDWSLGVASQLPRAATVTSRPQAGPLGARAAGGRALLPRGCPGRARAPPAVRARARAPSGPAATGAASCPAGRRPGREPGPPMTKRAGAGESATAATQRARAGRDERGHFRLEGGKSITLGPQAHRFPLGDFAGFYQFRLFPRRSPKLYHLFNLFSRLAFNIISFN, from the exons ATGGCCCGGACCTGGGGTGGCCGCGGGGGCTCGGCACGCCCCGCTCGGATCGCAGCGGCCTCTCGCGCTCCCTCCCTACTGGCCCCCACGCTGGAGGCACCCCCTG AGGGGCGGAAGGGGCTTCTCTCCGGGACCGCTGCCCCCGgaccccctccttttccctcagaCACTTCTCGGGACTGGAGCCTCGGCGTCGCCTCCCAGCTCCCGCGGGCTGCAACAGTTACCTCACGGCCCCAGGCTGGTCCGTTGGGCGCGCgagcggcgggcgggcgggcgctcCTCCCCCGCGGCTGCCCTGGCCGGGCGCGCGCCCCGCCCGCCGTCCGCGCGCGCGCCCGCGCCCCGTCCGGTCCCGCCGCCACCGGCGCCGCCTCTTGCCCAGCCGGCCGCCGGCCGGGACGCGAGCCGGGACCCCCGATGACTAAGCGCGCCGGGGCAGGGGAGAGCGCGACAGCGGCCACCCAAAGGGCCCGGGCTGGGAGAGACGAGCGGGGTCATTTTCGGCTGGAAGGGGGCAAGTCGATCACCCTGGGACCCCAGGCGCACAGGTTCCCTTTGGGG GACTTTGCAGGATTCTATCAATTCCGACTTTTTCCAAGAAGATCCCCCAAGTTATATCATCTGTTCAACTTGTTTTCAAGGCTTGCTTTCAATATTATTTCGTTCAACTAA